TTCACTCAAATTTGGAAATAACGGAGTGCAAAAGGTTATATATGAAGTTCCTGGGAGAGGGGAATACTGTGAAGCAATTGTAAACAAGGTTAAAAATGGTATTTCTGTAAATTACACCGAAGCATATATGCGAAGAAGAGACCCGGATAGCATGGTCATTGGCGATGATTTTCCTACCGACAAAGTAACATACAAACAAAGATTTGGAAAAGAGTTCAATGAAGTAAAAAAAGAGACATTTGAGTGGCTGCAAAAACAAAAATTGGCAGTGTTTTTCTTCAAGGCTGGGCAGCTTGATAACTACCACGGTATGGCGATAGCACCTGCAAATGCTGGCTTTTTCTGTTTAGGCCTTGGAATATTACAAGGAATTATCGACACCAGAAACATTGAAGGCAATATTGAAATTAAATGTATACTATACATAGCACCGGTGTTCAGACATACACATTTCAATGGAAAACAGATAGTTGTACATTGCAGGAGCAAAAATCTGCATGAAATTTATAGCTATAATCTATACCCAGGACCAAGTGCTAAGAAAGGAGTATACTCAGCACTACTAGATTTTGGCGAAAGAGAAGGTTGGGTAACAAATCATTGTGCAGTAGTTCAGGTTATTACGCCTTATGGTAATAAAGTGACAATAATGCACGAAGGAGCAAGTGGCAGTGGTAAAAGCGAAACAAACGAAAATATTCATCGTGACAGAGATGGGACAATACAATTTGCTGAAAATATATTAACAGGTGAATCATTTAGATTAGTTTTACCAAGAGGTTGTTCTTTGCGTCCTGTAGTTGATGATATGGGATTATGCCATCCGTCTTTCCAAAAAAATGATGGGTATATTTATATAAAAGACGCAGAATCTGGATGGTTTATCCGTGTTAATCATATTGAACAGTATGGTACTGACCCTGATATTGAATCGCTTTCAATACATCCCAAAGTGCCGTTAATGTTTTTGAATATTGATGCTCAACCACATAGTACTGCACTTTTGTGGGAACATATTGAAGATGAACCAGGCAAACCATGTCCAAACCCTCGTTTTATAGTTCCTCGCAGTATTATGCCGCACATAGTAAAAGGTGTTGTCCAAATTCACATTAGAAGTTTTGGAGTACGTACACCCCCTTCAACTAAAGAAAGTCCAAATTATGGGATTTTGGGCTTGTTCCATATATTACCACCAGCTTTAGCATGGCTGTGGCGATTGGTATCACCGCGAGGTCATGATAACCCTAGTATTGTTATGACCGAAGGTATTCAATCAGAAGGAATTGGCTCATTTGGGCCGTTTTTAACAGGGAAAAAAGTAAATTTTGCAAACCTTTTACTTAATCAGATAGTAGAATCTCCAAAAGTAAGATATGTCCTTGTGCCTAATCAATATATTGGTGCATGGAAGGTTGGGTTTAATCCGCAATGGATTATGCGAGAGTATCTGGCCAGACGAGGTGGAGTAAAGTTTTTTGCTGATGAGATTTCAGAATCACGGTGTCCATTGTTGGGATTTTCACTCAACAAACTGGTGGTAGAAGGTATGGAAATTGAGAAATTTCTGCTAAAACCGGAGCTGCAAAATGAGGTTGGTGAAGAAGCGTATGATAAAGGGGCACAGATACTTGTTGATTTTTTCAAGAAAGAGCTAATGGGTTATTATAAAGATCCGTCTCTTCTGCCTTTAGGAAAGAAGATAATTGAATGCTGCTTATCTGATGGATCTGTTAATGACTATATGCAGTTGGTTAAAGATGAAGGTTTTATTGTGGAAGATTAGTCGATGCAGTATAAAAGAGCGGTATTTCTTGATAGAGATGGCACAATTATTAAGGATAAAGGTTATATTGGGGATATAACGAAAGTTACATTTTTCCCTTTTGCTTTTGATGCATTACTGAAAATTCAGCAATTCTTTATGTTGTTCATTGTTACCAATCAGGCTGGGATTGCAAAGGGAATTGTAACGCACGATGAAGTTACAGCGGTTAATAGTTATATTGTAAGAGTGCTATCAAATAAAGGAATTAAAATCCAAGCGCTATATTGCTGCCCTCATAAAAAAGAAGATGATTGTAAGTGCCGTAAACCAAAACCATATTTTATTGAACAGGCAATCAGTAAATACAAGATTGATAGTAGCAAATCATTTGTAGTTGGTGATCATCCATCGGATGTTATGTTGGCACAAAATGCTGGGATGCAGGGTATATATGTGTTGACAGGGCATGGGCAAAAGCATAGAGGTGAGATAAATAATAATGTTATTGTTAAAAAGAATCTACATTATGCAGTTGATTATATTCTAAAGAGTGTGAATACACAATGAAAAAGCCATTTTTTGAAAAACCTGCACGCATTTTTGCACATAGGGGATATTCAAAGGAATACCCGGAAAATACAGCACTGGCGTTTGAAAAAGCAATTGAGTTAGGAGCAGATGTCATTGAAACAGATGCCCATTTAACAAAAGATGGTCATGTAGTGATAGTTCATGACAAGGAGCTATCGCACATTACTAATGGTAAAGGGAATGTGAATGAGCTTACGTTGCATGAAATTAAGCAATTAGATGCAGCATATTATTTTACAAAGGATGGCGAAAGCTATCCCTACAGGGGCAAAGGTATTACCATCTTGACGCTTGAGGAGATGCTTGATGTTTTTCCAAATCAACGATTTAATGTTGACCTTAAGGATGATAACTTAACGCTTGCGGAAAAGTTTTGTGATACTGTACTGAAGTTTAAAGCTGAACACAGAGTGCTTGGTGCATCTCAATATGGTAAAAATTTACAATATATTCGCAATCGCATTCCCGTTATGGCAACATCATTTGGGCTGTGGGGAGTGCTGGGATTTTATTTTGTGTTTAGGGCTGGACTTTTAGGGCTTTTCAAAAAATTTCCTGGTGATGCACTGCAGATTCCTGAATATGTAGGCCCTTCGCACCTAGCTAATGGAGCATTGGTGCGAATGGCGCATGAACGCGGGATACAGGTTGATGTTTGGACAGTTAACAACGAGCGCGATATGCGCAGGCTTCTAGATATTGATGTAGATGGTATTGTAACCGATGATGTGCCACTGTTAAAGAAAGTGTTAGAGGATTATCCGTTGAAGTAGTATATTATATTTTAATAAATTAGTTTAATATAATTGAGCAAGTTTGTGTATATTAATATTTATAAATTATTTACATCACAAATGAAATGAGTGGTTTCTTTAATGAAAAAATATATTAAATTATGCGTTATTAGCAATAGATAGAATGCTATCGCGTATCTTTTTGTAAGACTATTTTGCATCAATATACAATAATAAACACAAAAAAATATTGAGAAAAAATCACTGTTGTATTTTACGACAGATATGTATAATGGCTTAATCAAAAAATTATTTTAAGAAAAATTAGATAAACAAAGGAAATAATATTATTTTGTTTTTTACTGAGATAACTTCCCATCTTTTATTATCGCAGGTTTGTTGCCATTGACTTTAATAGTTGAGCCTGTTTCTTTTATTTTTATGGTGGACCCATCAGGTGCTCCACTCATAAGTGTTGTATTGGCTCCAATTGAGATATTGAGTGTTCCGTAGGTAGTTACCTCAATATTGTATTTTTTTGAATCTTTGTTAACAAGGTCTGCAGAAAATACTGTTGCAGATGTAAGTAAAATCATTATAATAAAGAAACACATTTTTTCAT
The Spirochaetota bacterium genome window above contains:
- a CDS encoding DUF4914 family protein; translation: MKSIITCLRVPEYVINLLNSTNVTVANTIEDLFDLSLKFGNNGVQKVIYEVPGRGEYCEAIVNKVKNGISVNYTEAYMRRRDPDSMVIGDDFPTDKVTYKQRFGKEFNEVKKETFEWLQKQKLAVFFFKAGQLDNYHGMAIAPANAGFFCLGLGILQGIIDTRNIEGNIEIKCILYIAPVFRHTHFNGKQIVVHCRSKNLHEIYSYNLYPGPSAKKGVYSALLDFGEREGWVTNHCAVVQVITPYGNKVTIMHEGASGSGKSETNENIHRDRDGTIQFAENILTGESFRLVLPRGCSLRPVVDDMGLCHPSFQKNDGYIYIKDAESGWFIRVNHIEQYGTDPDIESLSIHPKVPLMFLNIDAQPHSTALLWEHIEDEPGKPCPNPRFIVPRSIMPHIVKGVVQIHIRSFGVRTPPSTKESPNYGILGLFHILPPALAWLWRLVSPRGHDNPSIVMTEGIQSEGIGSFGPFLTGKKVNFANLLLNQIVESPKVRYVLVPNQYIGAWKVGFNPQWIMREYLARRGGVKFFADEISESRCPLLGFSLNKLVVEGMEIEKFLLKPELQNEVGEEAYDKGAQILVDFFKKELMGYYKDPSLLPLGKKIIECCLSDGSVNDYMQLVKDEGFIVED
- a CDS encoding glycerophosphodiester phosphodiesterase; its protein translation is MKKPFFEKPARIFAHRGYSKEYPENTALAFEKAIELGADVIETDAHLTKDGHVVIVHDKELSHITNGKGNVNELTLHEIKQLDAAYYFTKDGESYPYRGKGITILTLEEMLDVFPNQRFNVDLKDDNLTLAEKFCDTVLKFKAEHRVLGASQYGKNLQYIRNRIPVMATSFGLWGVLGFYFVFRAGLLGLFKKFPGDALQIPEYVGPSHLANGALVRMAHERGIQVDVWTVNNERDMRRLLDIDVDGIVTDDVPLLKKVLEDYPLK
- a CDS encoding HAD family hydrolase — its product is MQYKRAVFLDRDGTIIKDKGYIGDITKVTFFPFAFDALLKIQQFFMLFIVTNQAGIAKGIVTHDEVTAVNSYIVRVLSNKGIKIQALYCCPHKKEDDCKCRKPKPYFIEQAISKYKIDSSKSFVVGDHPSDVMLAQNAGMQGIYVLTGHGQKHRGEINNNVIVKKNLHYAVDYILKSVNTQ